The genomic interval TATCCATCCGATCACGCAAACCATCACGCACTTGACCGAGATCATGGGGCGGATGGGTTTCGAGGCCGCGGAAGGCCCAGAGGTCGAAGACCCTTGGCACAATTTCGTCGCGCTGAACATCCCCGACGACCACCCGGCACGCGACCCGCTGGATAATTTTTATCTGGCAACCGCTCAGGCGGCCGCCCGTGGCGAAGAAGGTACGCGTCTGCTGCGAAGTCAAACCAGCACCGTCCAGATCCGCGTGATGGAAGAAACGCAACCGCCGATTCGGGTCATTTCGCTCGGTCGGGTGTATCGACCAGACGATCCCGACGCGACGCACTTTCCGATGTTTCATCAAATGGAAGGCTTGTTGGTCGACGCGAACGTCACCATGGCCAACCTGAAAACCGTGTTGCGAGTGTTCGCGGCGAACTACTTGGGTGACGACGTCGAGATCCGCTTTCGCCCGTCGTTCTTTCCGTTTACCGAACCGAGTGTCGAAGTCGACTTTCTGTGGGACGGAACTTGGATCGAGTTCGGCGGTGCAGGAATGGTCGACCCCAACGTGTTCACGGCAGTCGGTTACGATCCCGAGAAAGTCTCCGGATTCGCATTCGGCCTCGGCGTCGAACGGCTGTGCATGCGTCGTCACGGGATCAAAGATATCCGCGATCTGTACAGCGGCGACCTGCGATTCCTCAGCCAGTTTTGATCGGCTGAGAATCACTCGCTGTCCGCTACATCGGAATCGTCGATCGGCTTCACCGCCCGCGTTCTGCTATCCGCTCTCCGTCAGCCCTCAATCAAACGCTAAACGTCAGCAAGTATCATGCTCGTCTCATGGAAATGGTTGTCCCGCTACGTTGACCTGCCATCGGATCGCGTGCAGCTCGAACAACGACTCGCGCTCAGTGGACTCAACCACGAATCAACCGAAGCGATCGGTGACGATTTTCGCATCGACCTGGAGGTCACCAGCAACCGTGGCGACTGCCTCGGTCACATTGGCGTCGCTCGCGAAATCAGCGTGCTGTATCAAACGCCTCTGCGGACACCCGAGCCGACGCTCAAGCCATCGGCGACTCATGTCGATCAGTTGTTGAGTGTTGACAATCAGTACATCGACGCTTGTCCACGCTACACCGCGCGAGTCATTCAGGGTGTCAAAATCGGCTCCAGCCCGGATTGGATCGTGGCGGCACTCAAAGCGGTCAACATCGGGATCGTCAACAATGTCGTCGACATTACCAATTATGTGATGATGGAATGCGGTCAACCGCTGCACGCATTCGATCACGCCAAGATCAACGACCAGAAAATCATCGTGCGACCGGCACGCTCGGGCGAAACGATCACGGCGATCGATCATCACGAGTACGCCCTGGACGAATCCATGTGCGTGATCGCAGACGCCAAAGTCGCAACAGCGGTTGCCGGAGTGATGGGCGGTGCCGATTCCGAGATCGACGAAAACACCACGGACATCGTGTTGGAGGCCGCTGATTTCACGCCGCTGATCGTGCGCCGAGCCGCGCGGTCGCTGAAGTTGCACAGTCCGTC from Stieleria varia carries:
- the pheS gene encoding phenylalanine--tRNA ligase subunit alpha encodes the protein MSLQDFLNSLDSLQSEALAALDSASDAESFEAARVQFAGQKKGALRDIQKQMGSVAGEDRKAAGMRLNEVKKSIEDAVEVAQRRLTGKDSSGADSMFDPTLPGIRPIVGHIHPITQTITHLTEIMGRMGFEAAEGPEVEDPWHNFVALNIPDDHPARDPLDNFYLATAQAAARGEEGTRLLRSQTSTVQIRVMEETQPPIRVISLGRVYRPDDPDATHFPMFHQMEGLLVDANVTMANLKTVLRVFAANYLGDDVEIRFRPSFFPFTEPSVEVDFLWDGTWIEFGGAGMVDPNVFTAVGYDPEKVSGFAFGLGVERLCMRRHGIKDIRDLYSGDLRFLSQF